The following are encoded in a window of Amaranthus tricolor cultivar Red isolate AtriRed21 chromosome 2, ASM2621246v1, whole genome shotgun sequence genomic DNA:
- the LOC130805988 gene encoding double-stranded RNA-binding protein 2-like, producing the protein MYKNQLQELAQRSCFNLPSYTCIREGPDHAPRFKAIVNFNGESFESPHYCSTLRQAEHAAAEVALNSLSSRGPSHSIAARILDETGVYKNLLQEISQRVGAPLPHYTTYRSGLGHQPVFTGKVELAGIIFTGEPAKNKKQAEKNAALAAWQSLKQLAQQSGSSSSEQDNTDELEQVTIARALLKYRLREKMTTASSKPLPFPQTFPIQNPRPSSPQRRPVMASKILPFICPKKTPPRVRPFSSVMSDLSSQPQVQDSRRSESPRFPGVGAPPYVPMRHVRGPCHGMAPPVTIRNAVPCYSAPPVHRSASAAPPVIRTAPPVRIAPPVCIRQSIPVFSAPALKREDPPTATLPEPNKLPDKAEAIPDSTGLQSHNSDPVVKPLPLRIPCPSVTRPPPVRIAPPVCIRQATPVFAAPPSDLHEPPSAQPRGPSKEVTNDEGTRDSESLKKLEQLKL; encoded by the exons ATGTATAAAAATCAGCTTCAAGAATTAGCACAAAGAAGCTGTTTCAATTTACCTTCCTATACTTGTATAAGAGAAGGCCCAGATCATGCTCCTAGGTTTAAAGCTATAGTTAATTTTAATGGTGAATCTTTTGAGTCTCCTCATTATTGTTCTACTCTTCGTCAAGCTGAACATGCTGCTGCTGAAGTTGCCCTTAATTCTCTCTCTTCTCGTGGCCCTTCTCACTCTATTGCTGCTCGCATTTTG GACGAGACGGGGGTTTACAAAAACCTTTTACAAGAGATTTCACAGAGAGTTGGAGCACCTTTACCACATTACACAACATACAGGTCAGGCCTAGGCCACCAACCAGTTTTTACCGGTAAAGTAGAACTAGCAGGTATCATATTCACAGGAGAAccagccaaaaataaaaaacaagcaGAGAAAAATGCGGCGTTGGCAGCTTGGCAGTCGCTAAAACAAT TGGCACAACAATCAGGGAGTTCGTCTTCCGAGCAAGACAACACTGATGAGCTTGAGCAGGTGACGATAGCCCGAGCGTTGTTGAAATATCGATTGAGGGAAAAGATGACAACCGCATCCAGCAAACCCTTGCCATTCCCACAAACATTTCCGATCCAAAATCCAAGACCCTCAAGCCCCCAACGTCGTCCAGTAATGGCATCCAAGATTCTTCCATTTATCTGCCCCAAAAAGACGCCACCCCGAGTCCGTCCCTTTTCATCAGTAATGTCCGACCTTTCATCACAGCCCCAGGTTCAAGATTCCCGAAGATCCGAGTCTCCAAGATTTCCAGGTGTGGGGGCACCTCCATACGTTCCAATGCGTCATGTGCGAGGACCGTGCCATGGTATGGCACCGCCCGTGACTATTAGGAATGCTGTGCCATGCTACTCTGCTCCACCTGTTCACAGATCAGCAAGTGCTGCTCCTCCAGTTATAAGGACAGCACCACCTGTACGGATCGCCCCACCAGTATGTATTAGGCAAAGTATCCCTGTTTTCTCGGCCCCAGCCCTTAAAAGGGAAGATCCACCAACTGCTACACTTCCAGAGCCAAATAAACTTCCAGATAAAGCAGAAGCAATTCCCGATTCAACTGGCCTGCAATCCCATAATTCTGACCCGGTTGTTAAACCTCTTCCCCTCCGGATCCCATGTCCTTCTGTGACACGGCCGCCCCCTGTTCGAATTGCACCTCCCGTCTGTATTAGACAGGCTACTCCTGTTTTTGCTGCCCCACCATCTGATCTACATGAGCCGCCATCGGCCCAGCCTAGGGGCCCTAGTAAGGAGGTGACAAATGACGAAGGAACCCGAGATTCAGAATCTTTAAAGAAGTTGGAGCAGCTTAAACTCTGA